Genomic window (Alphaproteobacteria bacterium 33-17):
TGTAGCGCCTTTTGTTTTATCCACTGGTAATGTAGGTGCGCAGCAATTCTTAAATAATCCTACAGGCTCAAATTTTTTTGTAACATCATTTTTTAATTTAAACGTAGTAAGCCATACAAAGCCTCTATAAATATATATTTGCAAGTTTGTAAGCCCAATCTTTGAGAATACATTATTACCTAGATATGCGCTAAACTTTGTAAATAGGTACTTAAACCTTAAAGTTAAATTTTCAAATGTATATTCTACCTGTTTATTATCAATAAATAGCTCATTGCCAATATATGAGGGGTTACCGATTCTATAGAAGTAATTATATATATTATTATATTTATTTTTAAAAAAACCACTTACTCTAACTGACTGATTATCAAAGAAATCATATATTTGTTGTAGCCCCATATATCCCTCATATTAGTAAACAAATTTCATTTATGTAGCATCTATACTACTAATAGAAAAAGTCAAATATTTATCAGTTGATTTAAAATATTTGATAGCAGTTTTTTTCGCCATCCTTTATTAATTTTTTTAGAATTATCTTGAGGGTTTAAAGCAAAACTTATTAACTCCTCTTGAGTAGCAATTAAATGAGGCGGTAATTTTTTGATATTACAAATATAGTTGATCACTTGTTTTAAAAGACCTTTTAAATCAACTTTACCATTGAAACCCTTAATTTTTCTATATTCTTCATTAATATTTATTTTCTGATTTATAGGGAAAATCTCATCTAATTCGTTATTTCTAAAAATCTTATGGATAGACAGGCTTTTTATAACACTATCACTTAAAAGTAAACTTGGAGATATATCTAATTTTTTTGCTTCAATTTCTCTCCAGATAGTCAAATATCTTAAAACTCTATACTCTTTAATATTTTTTGGATTTGAGTTAATTCTAATCCAGATATTTCTTTCTTCTTCTAAGCTACACAAATAACTCATTTCCTCTAAAAGCCAGTCTTCTCTTTTTAAATCTTTGATTTTTAGAGAAAGATTTTCATAAATTTGCTCAAGGTATTTTACATCAAGTAGCGCATAATCAATATGTTTTGTAGAGAGCGGTCTTTTGAGCCAATTTGTATACTGCATGTCTTTGTTTAAAGTTATACCCAAAATTGCCTTACAAAGCTCAGCAAGACTCGGTGAATTTAGGTAACCTGTAAGCATTGCGGCAATTTGCGTATCAAAAATATTTTTTAAATTAATATTCAGCGAATGTTTAAGTGCTATAATATCCTGATGAGATGCATGGAAAATCTTAAGAATTTCCTCTGCTTCAAGAATATCTTTTAAAATACTGAAATCTAAGTCGGACAGACAATCAATTATAAATTCTGATCCTAAGAATGCTATTTGAATAGTGGATAAAATTGGAAAATACGTAGTTTTTCTATAAAATTCAGTATCTATTGCGATTATTTTTGCTGATAACGCACTTTCTAAAACTAAATCTAGCTCTTCCTGAGTCTCTATTAAGGACATTTTTTAAACTTTTTTGTGTATTTTTTTAAACTATCTGCTAGTATTACCAATCATATTATCAATTTCAATATATTTCGGTTATTATGCATAAGTTTCGTACACATTCATGTGGTGAACTAAATAAGTCACACGTAGGGCAAAATGTTAAGCTTTCTGGTTGGGTTCATAGAAAACGCGACCATGGTAATATATTATTTATGGACATTCGCGACCATTATGGTCTCACTCAGCTTGTAATTACTAATGAAGTAGATTTTTTAGATCTTGCAACCCATGCTAAATATGAGTCAGTCGTAACCATTACAGGTAAAGTCGTTGAGCGTTCTAAAGAGACAGTAAACGACACTCTTCCTACAGGCGCAATTGAAATCATGACTGAATCTTTCCAAATTGAGTCTGAAGCTGAAACACTACCATTCTCTGTAAATATTGAACAGGATTTGCCAGAAGAGTTAAGACTTAGATACAGATTCCTCGATCTTCGCCGTGATAAAGTTCATAAAAACATTATGTTAAGGCAAGATGTTATATCTTATATTCGTGAGCAAATGAATGCTTCAGGTTTTAGAGAATTCCAAACTCCAATTTTAACAGCAAGTTCACCAGAAGGTGCAAGAGATTACTTAGTTCCAAGCAGAATTCATCCAGGTAAATTCTATGCACTTCCTCAAGCTCCTCAGCAGTTTAAGCAATTACTTATGGTATCGGGCTTTGACAGATACTTCCAGATTGCACCTTGCTTCCGTGATGAAGATGCAAGAGCTGATCGTTCACCAGGCGAATTCTACCAGTTAGATATTGAAATGTCGTTTGTTGAGCAAGAAGATGTATTTAAGACTATTGAGCCAGTATTATATAATGTGTTCAAGAAATTCTCTAGTAAGCAAGTATTTGAATACCCATTCCCACGTATTACATATGATGATGCAATGCTCAAGTATGGTGTTGATAAACCTGATTTAAGAAACCCTATTATTATCAGTGATGTAACTGATATTTTTAAGGGTTCTGACTTTGCAATATTTGCTAAAGCTATCGAAGGCGGATCAATTGTACGTGCTATTCCTGCACCGCAAACAGCATCTAAAGCTAGAAGCTTCTTTGATGGCATGAACGATTTCGCGAGAAGTCAAGGCTTCCCAGGACTTGGTTATATTATATTTGGCGAAGATGGCGAAGCAAAAGGACCTATCGCTAAATTCCTAAGCGCTGAAAAATTAAATACCCTCAAAGAAACTGCAGGTCTTTCTAATGGCGACGCAGTGTTCTTCTCATGTGGTAAAAAAGATGATGCAATTAAGCTTGCAGGCAGAGCTCGTATTGAGCTTGGCAATCAGTTAGACCTTATTGATAAATCAGTATTTAAGTTCTGCTGGATTACAGATTTCCCATTTTATGAGCTTAACGAAGAAACAGGAAATATTGACTTTAGCCATAACCCATTCTCTATGCCACAAGGCGGACTAGAAGTACTTGAAAATGCTAAATCAGTTGATGACTTACTTGCAATTAAAGCATTCCAGTATGACATTGTATGTAATGGTGTTGAGCTTTCAAGTGGTGCGATTCGTAACCATAAGCCTGAAATTATGTATACAGCTTTCGAAAAAGTAGGATATACAAAAGAAGATGTAGATTCACGATTTGGCGGTATGATTAGGGCGTTTAAGTTCGGCGCTCCCCCACATGGTGGACTAGCCCCTGGAATCGACAGAATTGTTATGTTACTTGCAGATGAGCCAAATATCCGTGAAGTTATCGTATTCCCAATGACTCAGCAAGCAGAAGATATTCTAATGCAGGCACCAAACTATGTAACAGATAAGCAGCTTAAGGAACTGAATATTCAGCTTTCCCCATCAGTTGCGAAAAAACTCGCTGAAAAGCAAAAATAAATTAACAAAGCCCCGGGCTCAAATCGGGGCTTTGTTATTATAACTTTATGTCGCATTTCATATCTGGGAAAATTCCTCGATATAAAACTCTATCTCTGTGAAAAACGCCAAATCGTTAGAGACAAGTTTTTACAAATTAGAAATTAACATGCATTTAAATAGCTCGCCCATAAGCTTAGGATGAGTCAGACGGGATAAAGCGTTATCGATAATTTCATATTTGTCAGGGTTTTTAGCAATTAAGGCTCTTGCCCTTAAACCTATTCCGTTAGTTAGCAAGAATCCTCCTTGGGTAGTTACAGATGACTTGAATTCTTTTGGCAAAGAGTCCATCAGCATCTTGAAATCAACATGTGTGGTAATATCACAGCTTCCGATATTTAATAGCCAGTCAACCATTGTATGATTTTTAATAGCCTGCATTGAGAAAATATATTTTTCGTTATTTAAATAACCATAATCAAAAGTCAGAAAAAAACCTTTTTGAGACTCAAGTAATCTAGTTATATTTTTCAGATAATTAAGCGCATATTCAGGGTATTCAATAATGCCATTTTCGGGAACATTTTCATAATAAGTCAGGAAATCTTCATTTGCTTGTTTATACTCTATAAAAAGCTCATTTTGATCTGAATTAATATATGCTTCAAAGAAATTTTCACCTGTTTTTTTAAACTTTCTAATGGGCATTGCGTCAAATAGCTCATTTGCTACTATAAAGCACGGATGTTCGGTTTTAACGTCTAATATATCATTTACATATTTTATATTATAGCCCGCTAGCTTTTTTTGCTGCACAGACTTAAGCAAATCACTGTTATCGACCAAATAAATATCTGCGATGTTATCTTTAGGGATTATTTTTAATATATCGTTAAGTAAAGTGCCGTCACCCCCACCTATTTCAATTAGAGAAAATTTTGAAATATTATAAGAAAGCATCTTAGATAATCCAAACGCGCCTACAATCTCACCGAACATCTGAGAGATTTTAGGCGCAGTTATAAAATCCCCTTTATTTTCGAAAGGATTATATATTGAATAATATCCGTAATCCTTATCATAAAGTGCCATTTCCATTACGCTATCAAGCCTAAGGGGGTTTTGTAAATTTAACAGATACTTGTATAGACTTGATACGTTATCTTTGATTAATTCCATAGGCAACTACAAGCCCCTCTAATATTAGGTCAGGGAAATAATGATCGAACAATCCTGATTTATCAAAAAGACCTGCAATTCCGCCTGTCGCAATTACCAAAGCCTCTTCGTTTTCAAATAACTCTTTTTTAGTCCCTTCAATAATATATTTTATACTACCAAAATGACCATTAATTATACCTGACTGGACAGCTGCCTGAGTAGTTTTACCCATAAAAACAGATGGCTTTGTGATCTCAACGCTAAAAAGCTTTTCTGCACTGCTCGATATAGCGCTCATTTGGGTTTTGATTCCAGGTATTATTGAACCACCTAAAAACTCTTTTTTACTATTTATTGTTGTTATAGTTGTTGCTGTACCCATATCAATAATGATGATATTTTGAGAAGGAAACTTATTTGAGGCAGCAATTGATGCCACCACTAAATCCGCCCCAATTTCTGAAGGATTTTTATACTTATCAAGGATGATTCCTGTTTTGACACCAGGCTTTATTTCAAAGAAAATTGCATTAAAATATTTTTTTACCGCCGTTTTAATTGTAAAATCAACTGACGGAACAACTGAACTTACTAAAAACGCTTCAATAGATTCAGGATTTATTCCTGCTTCACGTAAATATGTAAGTAAGAAAATTCCTAACTGATCTTCACTCCAGCCAATTTTTGTATTAATACGAAGCGTTTTAACAAAATTTCCATTATCATAAATACCCCCATAAATTTGAGAGTTACCAATATCTAAACAAAAAAGCATTTATTTACTCGTATAATTTAATCTTCTTGATAGCGCTTTTAAAAGCAACCAACATACTAACTGTAATTCCCAGCATTATATAAGCAGGCATCATTTTATCAAAATTTGCAGAATACTTTAAGATTATTGGCGTAAATCCACCAAATATAGACACGCTTAGAGCATATAAAAACATTACTCCTCTGCATCTTGCCTCATAAGGGAAAGATTTATACATAATAATACCGCACATTGTAGCGTTGACCCCTAAAAGACCGCCTAAAATAGCACATGCAACTTCAATCAGCATAATATTCATACTCAAAATCATCATAAAAGCAGGAATAATAACCAAAATTATAGCATATATATTATTTTTCATAGCACCCACTAAACGAGAAGTCATATCTGAATATATCCCTGAAACTACAGAAAAAGTTGCCGTAGATACCAATGAAATTATAGTAAGCAAATATGCTTTGTCGCTTGATATTCCAAGACTTACCATATAAGGGTTCATAAATGCGTGCAGCATATATGAAACGCTTCCTAGTATCGCACCAAGTGAAAAGACCGCCACAGATTCATATTTATATTGCTTAAGTATACCAACTAAATCCCAAATTTTAGCTTTTTTAGGTGTTGTATGTTGTTCATACTTAGCCTTAATCTGTTCACGTCTTAGCATAATTCCAACATAACCAATTAAGCTTCCTAGTAAGAATGGAAATCTCCATGCATTTTCATAGTCAGATACTGATGATAAATATCCCATTACCATTGCCATCATTACGCCTACACCACCAGCAGCGCTCATTATGCCTGCAGTAGTACCTAATGATTTAGGATCAACTGTTTCCATCGCATAAATTTTAGCACCTTGGATTTCACCACTTGCACTAATGCCCTGAAGTATACGAGCTAATATTAAAATTATTGGTGCAAAAATTCCAATTTTATCATATGTAGGTAGAAAGGTGATAGTAAGAGATGGAATCGCCATAATTGCCATTGAAAGGTTTAGCATTTTCTGACGACCAAACTTATCACCGTACCATCCCCAAAATATAGAACCAAAAGCAGCAAATAAAAACGATATTGCAAATGTCAGCATTCCTAAAATAATAGATGTATTGGGATCACTTGCTGGGAAGAATTTTTGTGAAATAACCGAAAGCATTACT
Coding sequences:
- a CDS encoding aspartate--tRNA ligase; amino-acid sequence: MHKFRTHSCGELNKSHVGQNVKLSGWVHRKRDHGNILFMDIRDHYGLTQLVITNEVDFLDLATHAKYESVVTITGKVVERSKETVNDTLPTGAIEIMTESFQIESEAETLPFSVNIEQDLPEELRLRYRFLDLRRDKVHKNIMLRQDVISYIREQMNASGFREFQTPILTASSPEGARDYLVPSRIHPGKFYALPQAPQQFKQLLMVSGFDRYFQIAPCFRDEDARADRSPGEFYQLDIEMSFVEQEDVFKTIEPVLYNVFKKFSSKQVFEYPFPRITYDDAMLKYGVDKPDLRNPIIISDVTDIFKGSDFAIFAKAIEGGSIVRAIPAPQTASKARSFFDGMNDFARSQGFPGLGYIIFGEDGEAKGPIAKFLSAEKLNTLKETAGLSNGDAVFFSCGKKDDAIKLAGRARIELGNQLDLIDKSVFKFCWITDFPFYELNEETGNIDFSHNPFSMPQGGLEVLENAKSVDDLLAIKAFQYDIVCNGVELSSGAIRNHKPEIMYTAFEKVGYTKEDVDSRFGGMIRAFKFGAPPHGGLAPGIDRIVMLLADEPNIREVIVFPMTQQAEDILMQAPNYVTDKQLKELNIQLSPSVAKKLAEKQK